Proteins encoded within one genomic window of Fimbriimonadaceae bacterium:
- the cas7u gene encoding type I-U CRISPR-associated protein Cas7 — translation MPLEPNALAALATAPRLLLKADLRPLQGTRFQPTGFPNLGPATYENPKNGDQMLLVESSQSITNWLERALFKVFTRDSISDDLVDEVKGVSFVQIDCGESGITSTLLEAHRLNTPYLWESADSKALALQESILKDLGVAKKRKKKGDSNDSEEKDDEASGRINMRRFYKALLKYDLNSLIHGVFLEKVAGRLRVPRALSGFVEASNVKPAESGGTKFDHVFPAKDEARGVTSKDGFTNIPYPSTQFAAESITAYFNLDLNQIRGYGLGSDAEQLLIALSLYKLARFRESVWDLRSNCKFEVGSVEITRPEKGFALPAAKDIAEMLPELIRRVSGSGCFGDDSSNGIRAVSWVKALKKISVELPQGTAEPTVPEELKKSVKWKKGTAKKGPSLELDEKPNFDSLKKLFALFPDNQSAKDAIRKAAGDGDQDGDSNQEGEKESD, via the coding sequence ATGCCGCTAGAACCAAATGCTCTTGCTGCCCTTGCCACTGCCCCGCGCCTGTTGCTGAAAGCGGATTTGAGGCCTCTGCAGGGCACGCGCTTTCAGCCCACCGGTTTCCCCAATCTGGGCCCTGCCACCTACGAGAATCCGAAGAATGGCGACCAAATGCTGTTGGTGGAGTCATCCCAGAGCATCACCAACTGGCTTGAGCGTGCTCTGTTCAAGGTGTTCACGAGGGATTCCATTTCCGATGATCTGGTCGACGAAGTCAAAGGTGTTTCCTTCGTGCAGATCGACTGCGGCGAATCTGGGATCACGAGCACGCTATTGGAGGCCCATCGTTTGAATACGCCTTACCTCTGGGAAAGCGCCGATTCCAAAGCGCTTGCGTTGCAAGAGAGCATCCTAAAAGACCTTGGAGTCGCGAAGAAGCGAAAAAAGAAAGGTGACTCCAACGATTCGGAAGAGAAAGATGACGAGGCATCTGGCCGCATCAATATGAGGCGCTTCTACAAGGCCTTGCTGAAGTACGACCTAAACAGTCTCATTCATGGAGTCTTTCTGGAGAAGGTCGCTGGTCGTCTTCGTGTCCCACGCGCGCTTTCCGGCTTCGTCGAAGCGTCCAATGTTAAACCCGCCGAATCGGGTGGAACAAAATTCGATCATGTGTTTCCGGCCAAAGACGAGGCACGCGGCGTGACGTCCAAGGACGGTTTTACAAACATTCCTTACCCCTCGACACAATTCGCCGCCGAGTCAATCACTGCTTACTTCAATCTTGATCTGAACCAAATTCGTGGTTATGGATTGGGCTCGGACGCTGAACAACTCTTGATTGCCTTGTCCCTCTATAAGCTTGCTCGATTTCGTGAATCGGTCTGGGACTTGCGTTCAAACTGCAAGTTTGAAGTTGGTTCTGTCGAGATTACGAGACCCGAAAAGGGCTTCGCACTACCCGCGGCGAAAGACATCGCGGAGATGCTCCCGGAACTGATTAGAAGGGTCTCAGGCAGCGGATGTTTTGGTGACGATAGTTCTAACGGTATCCGAGCCGTAAGTTGGGTGAAAGCGCTGAAGAAGATCTCGGTAGAACTGCCGCAAGGCACAGCCGAACCGACAGTTCCTGAGGAACTGAAGAAATCAGTGAAGTGGAAGAAGGGAACGGCCAAGAAAGGACCGTCGCTGGAACTCGATGAGAAGCCGAACTTCGACTCTCTGAAGAAGCTTTTTGCGCTCTTTCCTGACAATCAGTCGGCGAAGGATGCGATTCGTAAGGCGGCAGGCGACGGTGACCAAGACGGAGATTCTAACCAAGAAGGCGAAAAGGAATCCGATTGA
- the csx17 gene encoding type I-U CRISPR-associated protein Csx17, whose translation MIHEHPLPGCTPTPLASYLKALAVLRLVAEAGTEGGGDPDATGFWRDDVFVLRTKLTKEELRAFFLERYRPTPLIAPWGARSGFFGGSSEKTAREALSTISNSDGGRLESYRSTINAVRDLLSRHGFDEKASDEKKVELLNLCRAELPDHILPWLDACYVLTSDGRKFPPLLGTGGNEGSGSYVSGFAQQVVACIVTRRHDHALESALLGIAAPDVHSDQTPGHFSPQGSGGVNASTGFEGDVQLNAWDYLLCLEGTLFFASAATRKHEFNAPQINFPFVVAPSAAGHGSYMIAEERPKQAKRQVMEVWLPLWERPVGLGELKTMFSEGRATLGARTIANGLDFTRALTGLGIDRGLTSFQRFAFLMRNGQSFFATALDRYRVKRNPDADLIAQLERRNWLASVQRYARDENAPNALRTAAHQLDTALFALTQQTGRTPLQTVLRRVGGIEAALNLSPKSQESACVPAPRLSSDWAIKADDQSVEFRIAAAFAGLCLRDEQGHRVLHARRHLVKVSESLNREGDRAWEPRSRLAAWTSGPLTRNLAALLHRRRLEAIVLGAEGEALASQTGATCNDVAAFLDSATDDARIGELLGGLACVDWSDDVARRINKRTDEEAVLPPAFALLKVFFTPESMLRVLKWLPPDRTFRLPAEMPARLAANDVQAAVRMAWQRLRTLGAKLPGRNPPEVARVNGPRWLAALCIPLTLAETKQLLPDLNLIPAFELDTTIPNEIIT comes from the coding sequence ATGATCCATGAACACCCGTTGCCTGGCTGCACCCCCACGCCGCTGGCGTCCTACCTGAAGGCACTGGCCGTGCTGCGCTTAGTAGCCGAGGCAGGAACGGAAGGAGGCGGCGATCCCGATGCGACTGGTTTCTGGCGCGACGACGTGTTTGTACTGCGCACGAAGCTGACGAAGGAGGAACTACGTGCATTCTTTCTGGAGCGGTATCGGCCGACGCCGCTGATTGCGCCGTGGGGCGCGCGCTCGGGTTTCTTCGGCGGAAGTTCGGAGAAGACAGCCCGAGAGGCGCTCTCGACGATTTCAAATTCTGACGGTGGTCGACTCGAATCCTACCGGAGCACGATCAATGCTGTGCGCGATCTTCTATCCAGGCACGGCTTTGACGAAAAAGCCTCGGACGAAAAGAAGGTCGAACTTCTGAATTTGTGTCGTGCGGAACTGCCAGATCACATTCTTCCTTGGCTCGATGCATGTTACGTGCTGACGTCCGACGGGCGAAAATTCCCCCCGTTGTTAGGAACAGGGGGTAATGAGGGTAGTGGTAGTTACGTCTCCGGGTTCGCGCAGCAGGTTGTCGCCTGCATTGTCACGCGGAGGCACGACCATGCGCTGGAGTCCGCCCTATTGGGCATTGCAGCGCCGGATGTGCACTCGGATCAGACGCCCGGTCACTTCTCGCCACAAGGATCAGGGGGCGTGAACGCCTCGACTGGTTTCGAAGGGGACGTACAACTCAATGCTTGGGATTACCTGCTTTGTTTAGAAGGCACCCTGTTCTTTGCTAGCGCGGCAACACGTAAGCATGAATTTAATGCCCCGCAGATTAACTTTCCCTTCGTCGTCGCCCCCTCGGCGGCCGGGCATGGCAGCTATATGATTGCCGAGGAGCGACCGAAACAGGCGAAGCGGCAAGTCATGGAGGTTTGGCTCCCATTGTGGGAGAGGCCTGTTGGGCTCGGTGAGCTAAAGACAATGTTCTCAGAAGGGCGGGCTACCTTGGGCGCGAGGACCATCGCGAACGGCCTAGATTTCACACGGGCGCTTACAGGGCTTGGGATTGACCGTGGGTTGACCAGCTTTCAGCGGTTTGCGTTCTTGATGCGAAACGGCCAGAGCTTTTTTGCCACGGCACTCGATCGTTACCGCGTCAAACGAAATCCCGACGCCGACCTCATCGCACAACTCGAGCGCCGGAACTGGCTTGCTAGCGTCCAGCGTTATGCGCGTGACGAAAACGCCCCTAACGCTTTGCGCACCGCCGCCCATCAACTCGACACAGCCTTGTTTGCGCTCACGCAACAAACCGGCCGCACCCCCCTCCAAACCGTGCTGCGTCGGGTGGGAGGCATCGAAGCCGCCCTCAACCTCAGTCCCAAGTCGCAAGAGTCTGCGTGCGTTCCAGCGCCGCGCCTTTCATCGGATTGGGCAATCAAGGCGGACGATCAATCCGTCGAATTCAGGATTGCTGCAGCATTTGCAGGGTTGTGCCTGCGAGACGAGCAAGGCCATCGAGTTCTGCATGCCCGCCGGCACCTTGTTAAGGTCAGCGAGTCTCTCAACAGAGAGGGGGATCGCGCATGGGAACCCAGATCGCGCCTTGCAGCGTGGACGTCAGGACCACTTACCCGGAATCTTGCCGCGCTGTTACACCGACGGCGACTGGAAGCGATTGTGCTCGGCGCGGAAGGCGAAGCGCTGGCCAGTCAGACCGGCGCCACTTGCAACGATGTAGCTGCGTTTCTCGATAGTGCCACCGACGATGCTCGAATTGGCGAACTTCTCGGCGGTCTGGCATGTGTGGACTGGAGCGACGACGTGGCGCGACGGATAAATAAACGTACCGATGAAGAAGCCGTGCTTCCACCTGCGTTCGCGCTGCTGAAAGTATTTTTTACCCCAGAGTCTATGCTCCGTGTTTTGAAGTGGCTGCCGCCAGATCGGACTTTCCGCCTGCCTGCAGAAATGCCGGCACGTCTGGCCGCCAATGACGTACAGGCCGCCGTGCGCATGGCCTGGCAACGCCTCCGCACGCTCGGCGCAAAGTTACCTGGCCGAAATCCGCCAGAAGTCGCGAGAGTGAATGGTCCGCGCTGGCTTGCAGCCTTGTGCATTCCCCTCACACTTGCTGAAACTAAACAGCTACTGCCCGACCTTAACCTGATCCCAGCATTCGAGCTCGATACGACTATACCAAACGAAATCATCACCTAA